From a single Toxoplasma gondii ME49 chromosome II, whole genome shotgun sequence genomic region:
- a CDS encoding hypothetical protein (encoded by transcript TGME49_221865) — MFSSRCASNVSTAFSYSTHRHLPGREEFGHLRGRRRPRRFEGRALCRQKEVYVHALTCLEIRDLREGGKDCLCRGRSPRRLQAAISRLSGTSWVSRKPEEKETKTDKRCRRVP, encoded by the exons ATGTTTTCCTCACGGTGTGCCTCAAATGTTTCTACTGCGTTTTCTTACTCAACACATCGCCATCTTCCTGGTCGAGAAGAGTTTGGTCATCTCCGAGGGCGACGCCGTCCACGAAGATTTGAGGGACGCGCGCTGTGTCGACAGAAGGAG gtttatgtgcatgcgttgacgTGCTTGGAAATACGAGACTTACGCGAAGGCGGAAAAGACTGTCtttgcagaggaagaagtcctCGGCGCCTCCAGGCAGCAATAAGTCGACTGTCAGGAACGTCTTGGGTATCAAGAAAaccagaggaaaaagagacgaaaacagaTAAACGTTGTCGCAGAGTGCCCTGA